One part of the Dysidea avara chromosome 10, odDysAvar1.4, whole genome shotgun sequence genome encodes these proteins:
- the LOC136237052 gene encoding MICOS complex subunit Mic60-like: MSYVQKLISCRPAHSVIRYGRRNWSLRGYAARPPPKRSSRTTWLLIGLTGVVGMEVGLVLKSHNDKDFKQWVNDYAPGWAWYVDEYGSPFIEWTKQNLFQRGKEPLSSDKPVSVAKLSSVEIVKDAKQHPKNTEQPTIAQDNSSASVSQSTPTVVQNKETTTASDDKSGQEIKGKVKENAKQIEPTKPLETKDDKVALVEKSEREKKSTELENPAKDVEQNSEEQTISPEIESSLANCLKEFTDTCGSVVESNMLLAESMEKERYNMAKELLHRSQDDGTFLEMKKSAENTAASLKAKVEESYPSYCAAHQKLLAVISEATSAGLASQVSEAELRIFEQTSMIQSSEDIVRRNNSINNAFDNFRNTLKLTEDEMGQELAELESSSSIDPSVVESVVLQLAERKVKLLHEKLQQLSVDGGKNLDESLQHYREELIKTFEAKMMRAMEESRTDMQARTEAKLEEARKKFEFELLEQLRRQALIHGENLAHALEEQAVDLEKKWAEEAKQKMAAQAEHYRSEMAAMYGKLAGIESTIDAVAKASHEARLQQGLHTACDNLFKALVLANECLEADKQHNFKKEIASVMEVAGHDEMVSQLLQSIPEEAINTGVYSEEVLKERFYRVKRICSRVSLVPLESAGLGTYAISYLRSLLTFNTKTVPLNLDPSELDTIGLLQVASAHLAAGDLEMTARMMNQLQGEARRVASDWINDVRVYLQTKQAITTLVDYTAAAGISLLK; the protein is encoded by the exons ATGTCTTACGTTCAGAAGTTGATCTCGTGCAGACCAGCACATTCAGTAATA CGTTATGGCAGACGAAACTGGTCCCTACGTGGTTATGCCGCCAG ACCCCCTCCTAAACGTAGTTCCAGGACCACCTGGTTGTTGATTGGTCTTACAGGAGTTGTTGGGATGGAGGTTGGACTAGTGTTGAAATCTCACAATGACAAGGATTTCAAACAATGGGTAAATGATTATGCCCCAGGGTGGGCCTGGTATGTAGATGAATATGGTTCACCATTTATTGAGTGGACTAAACAGAACTTGTTTCAGAGAGGGAAAGAGCCCCTGAGTTCTGACAAGCCAGTGTCTGTTGCAAAACTTTCGTCTGTTGAAATAGTCAAAGATGCAAAGCAACATCCCAAGAACACAGAACAGCCTACCATTGCCCAAGATAATTCTTCAGCCAGTGTTTCACAATCAACTCCTACTGTTGTACAAAACAAGGAGACTACAACTGCTAGTGATGATAAAAGTGGGCAAGAGATCAAAGGTAAAGTGAAAGAAAATGCAAAACAAATAGAGCCAACAAAACCATTAGAAACAAAAGATGACAAGGTAGCCTTAGTGGAGAAATCAGAAAGAGAAAAGAAGTCAACAGAGTTGGAGAATCCTGCCAAGGATGTTGAACAAAATAGTGAAGAGCAAACCATATCACCTGAGATTGAGTCAAGTCTTGCTAATTGCTTGAAAGAGTTCACTGATACTTGTGGCAGTGTGGTAGAGTCAAATATGCTACTTGCTGAATCCATGGAGAAGGAACGGTACAATATGGCTAAAGAACTGCTTCACAGGTCTCAGGATGATGGAACATTTTTGGAAATGAAGAAATCAGCTGAAAACACTGCTGCTTCCTTGAAGGCAAAGGTAGAAGAGAGCTATCCCAGTTATTGTGCAGCCCACCAAAAACTGTTAGCTGTCATATCTGAAGCAACCAGTGCTGGACTAGCTTCACAAGTATCAGAAGCAGAATTAAGAATCTTTGAACaaacatcaatgattcaatcTTCAGAGGATATAGTCAGGAGGAATAATAGCATCAACAATGCTTTTGATAATTTCAGGAACACTCTGAAGCTTACTGAGGATGAGATGGGCCAGGAGTTAGCTGAGCTTGAGAGCTCATCCTCCATAGATCCTTCAGTAGTTGAGAGTGTAGTACTCCAATTGGCTGAGAGAAAAGTTAAATTATTACATGAAAAGCTCCAACAGCTCTCTGTTGATGGTGGGAAAAATTTGGATGAATCGTTGCAGCATTACAGGGAAGAATTGATCAAAACATTTGAGGCAAAGATGATGAGGGCTATGGAAGAATCTCGTACAGACATGCAAGCAAGGACAGAGGCAAAG CTTGAAGAGGCTAGAAAGAAATTTGAATTTGAGTTACTTGAACAGCTGCGCAGGCAAGCTTTAATCCATGGTGAGAATCTTGCTCATGCATTAGAAGAACAAGCTGTTGACCTTGAGAAGAAATGGGCAGAAGAAGCAAAACAAAAGATGGCTGCACAGGCAGAGCATTACCGATCAGAGATGGCTgcaatgtatggcaaattagcTGGCATAGAATCTACTATTGATGCTGTAGCTAAAGCCAGCCATGAGGCTAGACTACAGCAAGGCCTACACACTGCATGTGACAATCTTTTCAAAGCTCTAGTGTTAGCCAATGAGTGCTTGGAGGCAGACAAGCAACACAACTTTAAGAAGGAAATTGCCAGTGTAATGGAAGTGGCGGGTCATGATGAAATGGTTAGCCAACTATTACAGTCTATTCCAGAAGAAGCCATCAATACAGGAGTTTACTCTGAAGAGGTCTTGAAGGAGAGGTTTTATCGTGTCAAGCGTATATGTAGTCGAGTGTCATTGGTGCCACTGGAAAGTGCTGGGTTAGGGACATATGCTATATCATATTTGAGGTCTTTGCTCACTTTCAACACTAAAACAGTACCTCTAAACTTGGACCCTTCTGAACTAGATACCATAGGACTGCTACAAGTGGCTAGTGCCCATCTCGCAGCAGGTGACTTAGAGATGACTGCACGAATGATGAATCAGCTACAAGGAGAGGCTAGAAGAGTAGCAAGTGATTGGATTAATGATGTACGAGTGTACCTGCAGACCAAACAAGCCATAACAACATTAGTCGACTATACTGCAGCAGCTGGGATATCACTACTCAAGTAA
- the LOC136237062 gene encoding band 4.1-like protein 3: protein MSEILACQILILDGTTISQDVNKRAVGQVLLNLVYKHLGLDEKDYFGLMFTDDKSNVRWLDPLKLIRKQIKRGPYNFKFKVKLYPIQPTYLFEESTRYYMSLQIRENILQQRLPCSGDSFALLAGYIVQGEFGDSEVNDPGYLDEVPFLENVPNEIIAQVLELHKRNKGLSPAECDRKILDLSSRFTLYGLDFHDALDHAGIPILLGISGLGVSVFCGEMPQLTKLNHFPWVRVGSVNYRNKQLILEMLPIVGQTFEDSIIFMMPSKIACKETWKSCIEHHAFFRSIQPPKRPNRTNLFRRGSTFRYSGRTQLRLLQEGATNTLERKPSRRFERLSSRNRFSNRQSHARQTL, encoded by the exons ATGTCGGAGATTCTCGCTTGTCAGATCTTGATATTGGATGGTACCACGATATCGCAAGATGTTAAC AAGCGAGCAGTAGGCCAGGTATTACTCAACTTGGTATATAAACACCTCGGACTTGACGAGAAGGATTATTTTGGACTGATGTTTACTGATGATAAAAGTAACGTG CGCTGGCTGGATCCACTAAAACTGATCAGGAAGCAGATTAAAC GTGGACCTTACAATTTCAAGTTTAAGGTCAAACTGTATCCTATTCAGCCAACATATTTGTTTGAAGAGTCCACAAG GTATTACATGTCACTGCAGATTAGAGAGAATATTCTACAACAGCG CTTGCCTTGTTCTGGAGATTCTTTTGCCCTTCTTGCTGGGTACATTGTCCAAGGAGAATTTGGAGACAGTGAGGTAAACGACCCTGGCTACTTAGATGAGGTGCCTTTCCTAGAGAATGTG CCAAATGAAATTATTGCTCAAGTCTTGGAGCTGCATAAACGCAACAA GGGACTGTCCCCAGCTGAGTGTGACAGAAAAATCCTGGACTTGTCCAGTCGCTTCACTTTGTATGGGCTTGACTTCCATGATGCTCTG GATCATGCTGGTATCCCAATCCTGCTAGGCATCAGTGGGTTAGGGGTATCAGTGTTTTGTGGAGAGATGCCTCAGTTGACCAAGCTCAACCACTTCCCATG GGTTAGAGTGGGATCTGTCAACTACAGGAACAAACAGCTGATCCTTGAAATGTTGCCAATAGTG GGACAAACATTTGAGGACTCCATCATTTTTATGATGCCTTCTAAGATAGCCTGCAAGGAGACATGGAAGTCGTGTATCGAACATCACGCCTTCTTTAG GAGCATACAACCTCCAAAGAGACCCAACCGCACTAACCTCTTCAGGCGAGGCTCCACATTCAGATACAG TGGTCGCACTCAATTACGACTGTTACAAGAAGGGGCCACTAATACACTGGAACGCAAGCCAAGTCGACGATTTGAAAG ATTGAGCAGCCGCAACAGATTCAGTAACAGACAATCCCATGCTCGTCAAACACTCTAA